A genome region from Euphorbia lathyris chromosome 4, ddEupLath1.1, whole genome shotgun sequence includes the following:
- the LOC136227955 gene encoding laccase-12-like, producing MEAHRSFFFFFAIATSAIFSIANAAESKTHYHDFVIQETPVKRLCNTEKVITVNGMLPGPTLEITNGDTLVVNVVNRAQYNVTIHWHGVRQMRTGWADGPEFVTQCPIRPGGKYTYRFTIQGQEGTLWWHAHSSWLRATVYGALIIYPKDGYPFPTPKRQAPIILGEWWNANPIDVVREATRTGAAPNVSDAYTINGQPGDLYNCSSKDTTIIPIASGETNLLRVINAALNQPLFFTIANHKLIIVGADASYLKPFTTNVLMLGPGQTTDVLITGDQPSGRYYAAARAYQSAQNAAFDNTTTTAILEYKSAPCSAKNCTGSKAVMPQLPAYNDTATVTAFSNSFRSREKTLVPTTIDENLFFTVGLGLNKCPPNFNKAKQCQGPNGTRFTASMNNVSFQLPSSFSLLQAHQMGVKGVFSTDFPAAPPVKFDYTGNVSRAIWQPVPGTKVYRLKYGARVQIVLQDTSIVTPENHPIHLHGYDFYIVAEGFGNYNPRSDPSKFNLVDPPLRNTVAVPVNGWAVIRFVADNPGVWLMHCHLDVHITWGLAMAFLVDNGVGVLESIEAPPEDLPPC from the exons ATGGAAGCTCACcgttcctttttcttcttcttcgccaTTGCAACTTCTGCAATTTTCTCCATAGCCAATGCAGCAGAATCCAAGACTCATTACCATGATTTTGTT ATTCAAGAAACACCAGTGAAGAGGCTGTGCAACACAGAAAAAGTGATAACAGTAAATGGAATGTTGCCTGGACCTACACTTGAAATCACTAATGGAGATACTCTTGTTGTCAATGTTGTTAACAGAGCTCAATATAATGTCACCATCCACTG GCATGGTGTGAGGCAAATGAGGACAGGGTGGGCAGATGGGCCAGAATTTGTGACACAATGTCCAATTAGACCAGGTGGAAAATACACCTACAGGTTCACTATTCAAGGTCAAGAAGGAACCCTTTGGTGGCACGCTCATAGCTCATGGCTCCGAGCCACTGTCTATGGTGCACTCATTATTTACCCCAAAGATGGTTACCCTTTTCCTACACCAAAACGCCAAGCACCAATCATTCTTG GTGAATGGTGGAATGCAAATCCTATTGATGTTGTAAGAGAAGCAACTAGAACTGGAGCAGCACCAAATGTTTCGGATGCGTATACTATTAACGGTCAACCCGGTGATCTTTACAACTGTTCTTCCAAAG ATACCACAATTATACCAATAGCTTCCGGCGAGACAAACCTTCTAAGAGTAATCAATGCAGCTTTAAACCAACCTTTATTCTTCACAATTGCAAACCACAAACTTATCATTGTCGGAGCCGATGCATCTTACCTAAAACCATTCACAACCAACGTTCTCATGCTCGGCCCCGGCCAAACCACCGACGTTTTAATCACTGGCGACCAACCATCCGGCCGATACTACGCGGCCGCAAGAGCCTACCAAAGTGCTCAAAATGCCGCATTTGACAACACTACAACAACCGCAATCCTCGAATACAAATCAGCCCCTTGTTCCGCTAAAAATTGCACAGGCAGCAAGGCAGTTATGCCTCAACTGCCTGCATACAACGACACAGCAACCGTAACAGCATTTAGCAACAGCTTCAGAAGTCGGGAAAAGACATTAGTCCCGACTACAATCGACGAAAACTTGTTTTTCACCGTCGGATTAGGGCTCAACAAATGTCCCCCAAATTTCAACAAAGCTAAGCAATGTCAAGGCCCAAATGGGACTAGATTTACAGCAAGTATGAACAATGTGTCATTCCAACTTCCATCAAGTTTCTCTCTTTTGCAAGCTCATCAAATGGGTGTTAAGGGTGTTTTCAGTACCGATTTTCCGGCTGCTCCGCCGGTTAAATTTGATTACACGGGGAACGTTAGCAGGGCGATTTGGCAGCCGGTTCCGGGGACTAAAGTGTATAGATTGAAATATGGAGCAAGGGTTCAGATTGTTTTGCAGGATACAAGTATTGTTACACCAGAAAATCATCCAATTCATCTTCATGGTTATGATTTTTATATTGTTGCTGAAGGATTTGGGAATTATAATCCTAGATCTGATCCTTCTAAATTCAACCTTGTTGATCCACCTCTAAGAAATACTGTTGCTGTTCCTGTTAATGGGTGGGCTGTCATCAGATTTGTTGCTGATAATCCAG GTGTGTGGTTGATGCATTGTCACCTTGATGTTCATATCACTTGGGGTTTGGCAATGGCTTTCTTGGTTGATAATGGAGTTGGTGTGTTAGAATCTATAGAGGCTCCTCCAGAAGATCTTCCTCCATGCTAA